The genome window CCATCCACTCATCTCGTGCGCTATCCCAACGTCAATATTCACGAGGAAATGGCGGACATGATCGCGTCCTCGCGGGCGTATGAAGCCAATCTGGCCGTGGTCAAAAACGCGCGAACGATGACCTTGCAGACTCTCGCGATCGGCCGACGCTAAACTTCCTGACACGCCCCCGGCATAAATGACACCCATTTCTCTGAACAACGCCTTCGCTGGCGGGCTTTCGTCGGAACTGATCAATCTTCGCTCTCAATCCCTGACCGGAAAAAGCAAGGGGATCGCGGCACCCGATATCCACGAACCGTCCGCTCTGCCGGTTCCAGGGACTCCAGCGCAGAGCCAGCCCGTGGCGGGGTTCGACAACGTCCTGGGCAAATTTGTCAACGAGGTCAACGCCAAGCAGATGGCCGCCGGCGACGCGGTCACGGGCGTTTTGAGCGGCCAAAACATTCCATTGCACCAGGCAATGATTGCGATGGAGGAGGCCAGCGTATCTTTTCAGCTCATGGTTGAAGTTCGGAACAAACTCCTGGAGGGGTATCAGGAGTTGATGCGGATGCAGATGTAATCCCAGCGGGATTCATCGCGTTCGTATGTGGGTGGCGGGGTTTTTATCCTAAACTTTTAAGTCATATTCGCAGATGCAGGCGCTAAAACTACTGGGCCAACAACTCAGCAAAATCTGGAGCCAACTTGGGATCAACCAGAAGGTTATCATTATCATTTCTGGCCTGGCCGTCCTGGTCGGGTTGGGCGGGCTGGTCTATTGGTCCAGCCGTCCCTCGTATGCGCTCTTGTTCGCCCGCCTGGACATCGCGGAGGCCGGGCGGATCATGACCGAACTGGACGCCCTGAATATCCCTTACGAGAGCAAGTCGGGCGGCAGTTCAATCTACGTTCACACGGACAAGGTACACTCCGTTCGCGCCCAGCTCGCCACCAAAGGCATGCCCAAGAGCGAGGGCGTTGGCTTTGAGATTTTCGACAAACCGGCGTTCGGAATGTCCGACTTCGTTCAGCAGGTCAACTACATGCGCGCTCTCGAAGGTGAGTTGGCCAGAACGATTGCCAAATTTGACGGCGTTGAGTCCGCCCAGGTCAAGATCGTGAAGCCGGAAAGCCGGCTCCTGGTCGATCCATCGAAGAAGCCCACCGCCGCCGTCTTCATCAAGCTGCGCGGCAACGTCCAGATCGAACAAACCACCGTAAATGCGATCCGCTTTCTGGTCGCAAACTCCGTCGAAGGACTGAAGGCGAACGGCGTCAGCG of Verrucomicrobiota bacterium contains these proteins:
- the fliE gene encoding flagellar hook-basal body complex protein FliE is translated as MTPISLNNAFAGGLSSELINLRSQSLTGKSKGIAAPDIHEPSALPVPGTPAQSQPVAGFDNVLGKFVNEVNAKQMAAGDAVTGVLSGQNIPLHQAMIAMEEASVSFQLMVEVRNKLLEGYQELMRMQM